GATAGAAGAAAGCCCGCCAGCAGCACTGCCCAGGGCCGCAGCATCATGACAACACCTCGAAGGCTCCGGTGCTTTCCCCGAACCGTTCCTGCTCGGCCCCGAACAGTTGCAGCAGCCCGAGGTACAGGTTGCTCATTGGTGCGTCCTTTTTTTGCCAATGGCCGGCGGTCTTCATACGGCCGTCAAACACCAGGGCTGGCAGGTCATCGAAATTATGAGAGTTGGCGCTGCCCATGGAGGCGGTCAGGAGGGTGGTCGTCTGATCGAAGAGCGAGCTGTTTCCTGCGTTGCGTTCCTTCATCTTGCTGAGCGAAGTACTGATCCGCTTGACGATTGCGTGCTCCAGCATGAGCAACTTCTCGATCTTCTCCGGCTTCTGGCCGTGGTGGGAAAGATCGTGGTAGTTACCACTGAGGTCCGGCTCCTTGAAGCCTTCCCAAAACGGAATCTGCACTGTGACCGCACGCGTCGAATCGGTTTCCAGGGCTAGCACGGCAAGATCCAGCAAGGTGCCTACGTAGTCGTCCACCGACTTGCGGTTGAAATCCTCGAAGTCGTAGTCCACGCGTGGCTTGGAGTGGTCGGCCCAGTAGGCTCGGCGCTTTATCGTCTGCTCCACTTCGCGGACTGAAGTTAGATACTCATCCATTTTCAATCGGTCAGTCGCATTGAGACGCTTCTCCATCGACTTGGCCTGAGTGAACACCGCATCGAGAATGCTGCGGTCTTCGGCGAGTACTTGCTGTTGCGTCGTCTCGTTTTCGTTGACTTGAAAGAGCAGATTGAAAATTTTCCGGGGAGAATCGATCTGTTTAACCGGTAATCCGTGTTTGTTCCAGGAGATCTGGGAGAAGTTAAGGTTCTCTCCAGCCTGAAAGACCAGCGACCTGAAACGCGTGTCGGCCCCAATCAGGTCCGCGACTGCCTGGTCAATCGATAGCCGGTTTTTGCGTCGCAGCTTGTTGAAGTAACCGGAGAGAATTCCCACGCAAGGCGTATGCCCGAAACCGTTCTGTACGGCAGGGTTGTCCAGCCCGCTGAAAATCTTTAGGTGATTGAAGTGATCGGAAAACTCGTCCAGCAAGGGCGGCGTCTTCTCGAATGCACCGTCCACCTGCGGGATCAACTCGGGCTGATAAAAGCTGAGGTGATTAACGATCGTGAGCAGGCGGCGCGGCGAATCGGCCTCGGCGACTTGCCCTAGGCTTTCCATGCGGGGGAGGAGCAAGACAACCCCCGCTCCCTGAAGAAATGTACGTCTATTCACAATTCCGCCTCTTTCAGCTTCACTTCAATCTAGCAGAGCTCTGAACAAATCTCTAACAAGTTTCGCAGATCGAATCAGGCCATGCTACAGCATCAAACCAAAAACTTTAACGCTACCTATCCGGGTGACGCACTTTTTGATTTCTTCCGATTCTACGGATAAAAAAAGACTTCAAAACTAGTGTGCTGGGGCCTTATCAAAACTATTGATCCTTACTGGTTTCTGCCGGATGATCTCAGTTAGTTTCCTGTGCTCGTTGGTGGCTGAGTGATCAATCCTTGCCAGTCCAAACGGCTCTTAAGACACGAAACGGGAAGTAACCACTGACCATTGCCCAGTCTTCAATAATCCGGTTCTTCCCTCCCAGAATCGTTTTCCCCTTTCACGAAAGCGTTGCAATAAATCCCAAGTCATCACGTCCGGAGTGAGCCCCAAGAAAGTCAATAAACTTTAAACAACGCAAACCATCCCAACTCTGATTGGACTGCTCATTTGAAATCCACCTAGATCCGACTCAAACGAAGCAAGAACAGCGCCGCAAATGCCAGTGGCATCATGCTAAACGGCTCCGGTCGTCAATACAAAAGGCCAAGAACGAGGCTGTAGTCTTCGTTGGCGTTGCGAGGTGAAGGCGACGGACCTCGCGGCTTCTTTTGGCGATCGCGACGCTTGCGGAAGTGCCGTTGACAGCTCTTTTTTCACGAGATCTACTAGTACTGGAAAGCAGCTGAAAACGGCGGGTATGATTACTTCAGGAACACAAACACAAGCAATCCGTAAATAAGATGATGCTGAGCCACACTCGCCTCGACGACCGCTTCACATTGCGATGCTCCGTCGGTCCGACCCTCTCGACCCAGTATCGCAGGGCGTAATTGGTCCCACCAAGATTTAGTTCAACACCTCAATCGGAATGAAAAACGGTTCCACGATGAAGCGGTCCAGCGTCTCCAAGGCGAGTACAGTCGCCTCCAGAATCGAATCGACCGCATGTATATCGATAAGCTGGATGGCCGCGTGACAGACGAATTCTTCGACCAGAAGTCAACGGAGTGGCGTCAAGAACAGGCTGCCGTCAGACAGAATCTCGCGCAGCATGAGCACGCCAATCAGAGCTACCTGCAGGAAGGTGTAGAGATTCTCGAACTGGCAAATCGAGCGGCAGAACTCTTTGAAAAGCAGTCAGCCAGTGAGAAACGCCGATTGCTCGATTTCGTACTATCGAACTCGACTTGGGGCAACGGTGAACTGACGGTCGAATTTTGCCAACCCTTCGATCTGATTGCACTTGGGGCGACGGAGCTGAAACAGAAAAAGGCCGCCGGATTGAACTCCGACGACCTTCATCAATTGAAGTACCCCTGGGTTGATGCTTTTAGAACTTCTCTCCGTTCAAACTCTCATGCGATTGCAGATCTTCTAAAGCGACTCGACGAGCTCAATCTGTCTGCGTGCATCACGCATGGCATATACCCAACAAATAATTGCCCCACACTTAATGCGAAGAGAGCTGCCTAAACAATAAATATCTTGGACTGATTTTACACTCTAGGTATGCAACCTTGAATCCTTGTACTTAAGTTCCGTTGTCCTATTACTTCTTCATGCGAACACGCCTGCACAACTCACTGTCGATCAAATAACGGGCCAGGCATGTGCCAGAGAAATAACCGAAATGATTGCGAGATCAGTGTAAAATTGATGAAGATCGTAAGGCACCTCTGATGCTTTATTTCCGCATGGGAGAACCGATATTGAGATGAATCTTGCTTCGTCGAGCCACTGTTTACGCTCCGAGGAAATTCAAGCACAATAATCATTCGAAGTGCATTTCATCAGCTGATTGACAAAGCAACATGCAATTACAAACCGAGGCAAACAACGTGTCACCACACCGGATACCGGCTATCTACTGTGTTTCACATTGCTACAACGCGCCATTGCCTGACGAGCGGGCATCGAAGCTGACGGTTCTCTCGCTCGATACCACCACAAATAGCTTGATCCCCGTGCAACAAACGACGCTGCCGGAAGGGACATTGATGCCGATCGCTCAGGTGATCAATCAAAAAGGAACGAAGCTGTTTACTACCGCTGGAAGACATGGAGTCGTTTGCTACCACCTAGCTCCCCACGATCAAGGGAAAATCATTGGTGGACCGATCCTGTTGCAGGTTACCCCTGAACCCTCGAAGACACCTTATGGTGTGATGCCAGTTGATATCAGCTTGGATATGCGTGAGGAAAACCTGTTTACATGCAATTTCATGGCAGGCTCAATTTCCTCTCTATCACTTGACACCGATGGTCAACTTTGCGGCGATCCCCGAGTCTGCTTGCTGACGCATTTTGGTATTCCTGAGAAAGTCCGGCAACTGGGTCCTAGTGCTGCGGCGAAAGAACTGGGTTTCCCAGAAGGTTTTCCCGAGGATGGATCACACCCGCATGGAGTCGCGTGCCACCCCAGTGGAAAATGGTTGGCGGTTTGTGATCTTGGCACCAGTAACCTGTCAGTGTTTTCACTTCCCCTTGGAGAATCTTTTGATTCGGGTAAACCGGATTTTGTCCTGCGCGGTCATGCAGCACCCGACAATAATCGCCATTACCTTGCCGGTACACGTCTGATACGCTTTTCACCTAACGGCAAATTTTTATTAAGCGTCAATGAATTGGACCACACGATATCCAGCTATCGATTTGACGAGTCCAGAGGCACGCTGATTCCGTGCGGTCCACCTCACATGACGATTCCCCAAACTTGGTTAGATGAATTACCGCCACGTCCATACATGTACAACGCGCAACCAAACTACAATGCGGGCATTGCAGTTTCCCCCGATGGTCGTCACGTGTATTCCTCAGCGAGAGGACATGATTCGGTCGCTGGTTTCAAGATTCACGCAGATGGCGTGCTTGCACCAACAGATCAAGTCCGAATTGCCAGTGGCGGCCGAACACCATGGTCGATCACATTTCTCGACAATCATTTTCTTCTGGTTGCTAATCAAAATGCGGATGACCCAACCGCGCGTCAACCGGGTGGCCAAGGTTCCGATCCCGACCGAATCGCGCCAGCAGGTCGTGAGCCAGGAAATTTAATGGTTCTAAGACGAGACCCTGAAAATGGCTCGCTACGTCCCACCGGGGCCATTTGGGAAGCACCGCACATCCTCAGTGTCCAAGTCGCAAAACCTTTAGCGTGCTGATCAGCCATTCAGCACGAAACGCCTAGTTTATCGATCAAACGGGAACTCAATGTTGACTTGGCGATTCAATTTCCGCCTGTCCATACCATTGCCGCTGAATCCTCAGGAAACTTGCATCTCCTACCCATCGAAAACAGTCTTGCCCGCATTTCTCAAACGGAACGCACTGTTGACTGATAACAGGATTCAAACCGTTCGCGGGAAAGGCGTGATGTGCAAACGACCGCAGCGGTAGAGCAGGCCGCCGTTCTACAGAACCTCGAACAGCACGAGCAAGCGAACCAGAGTTACCTTCAGGAAGGCATCGCCATTCTCGAACTGGCCAATCGGGCGGGAGAGCTCTTTGA
This DNA window, taken from Pirellulaceae bacterium, encodes the following:
- a CDS encoding beta-propeller fold lactonase family protein is translated as MQLQTEANNVSPHRIPAIYCVSHCYNAPLPDERASKLTVLSLDTTTNSLIPVQQTTLPEGTLMPIAQVINQKGTKLFTTAGRHGVVCYHLAPHDQGKIIGGPILLQVTPEPSKTPYGVMPVDISLDMREENLFTCNFMAGSISSLSLDTDGQLCGDPRVCLLTHFGIPEKVRQLGPSAAAKELGFPEGFPEDGSHPHGVACHPSGKWLAVCDLGTSNLSVFSLPLGESFDSGKPDFVLRGHAAPDNNRHYLAGTRLIRFSPNGKFLLSVNELDHTISSYRFDESRGTLIPCGPPHMTIPQTWLDELPPRPYMYNAQPNYNAGIAVSPDGRHVYSSARGHDSVAGFKIHADGVLAPTDQVRIASGGRTPWSITFLDNHFLLVANQNADDPTARQPGGQGSDPDRIAPAGREPGNLMVLRRDPENGSLRPTGAIWEAPHILSVQVAKPLAC
- a CDS encoding DUF1552 domain-containing protein codes for the protein MNRRTFLQGAGVVLLLPRMESLGQVAEADSPRRLLTIVNHLSFYQPELIPQVDGAFEKTPPLLDEFSDHFNHLKIFSGLDNPAVQNGFGHTPCVGILSGYFNKLRRKNRLSIDQAVADLIGADTRFRSLVFQAGENLNFSQISWNKHGLPVKQIDSPRKIFNLLFQVNENETTQQQVLAEDRSILDAVFTQAKSMEKRLNATDRLKMDEYLTSVREVEQTIKRRAYWADHSKPRVDYDFEDFNRKSVDDYVGTLLDLAVLALETDSTRAVTVQIPFWEGFKEPDLSGNYHDLSHHGQKPEKIEKLLMLEHAIVKRISTSLSKMKERNAGNSSLFDQTTTLLTASMGSANSHNFDDLPALVFDGRMKTAGHWQKKDAPMSNLYLGLLQLFGAEQERFGESTGAFEVLS